The proteins below come from a single Larimichthys crocea isolate SSNF chromosome II, L_crocea_2.0, whole genome shotgun sequence genomic window:
- the LOC113748374 gene encoding myosin-1B-like isoform X2, giving the protein MDTLPDIFSKYSQGSAASKNSFKSKQKKCGKTIDDILGSAEPFEEKTEKKRKNKRTVDKFQEDVEKDFDWLSISNSHTLLSKESEISVQEDEEMFLRASLEEALERDAEMNVSLQEIHDEVLEEQIDEVIEEQIDEVVEEQIDEVIKVDMTGYNYQETVEALPEEVEEQCSVSSEDNYTPFSEGSEISVQEDKEMFLRASLQEALEREAETNASLQEALEREEETNVSLQEALEREARTKASLEEALKKEKAQQEEILEQERKEKALEKTLREAEAEKDDLRAVIDLMKAQVADLMKSQMSHEKQKHTITAMTAELDESKKLIIELQKDLEASTLQHEKEMAERENVNCAQMKLLKEHLIQQQEKSLEKDNEIQSLNVKLQTLQMTIEAKDKIVSTLREKVERSASDLKEEETKNSELKRDYEAILSQQQKDEEKQKHLIQENQKLISENKRLQNKLEGQLLQKVEEDIPVDKARFLTACKKIQMQKEELAEKTLALEKSLTAEKYLRSSLRKEKKRFDQMVFQKQTSAEPDTFLKNQLREASANSECLTYDMQTLRMDNADIRAKFSATEAEFDKLKSKYTSLSERYQEMMLEKNETISENQHTITKLQCKAQKLKSRFEGIINKERTKNSELQQKVDQISSALEKEKTMCEKQRVELMEASTKQMTTLEEKQKLSLALQKAQEKAFSFKEPLGVSSIQSRHNSNYEFMLKQQRISLDKSTAALNHLQKQNSDITSEHRELLKTHSTLKLKYDKLLYERGNLDKSTAALNHLQKQNSDITSEHRELLKTHSTLKLKYDKLLYERGNQSCVHFGMQLSANLTS; this is encoded by the exons ATGGATACATTACCAGACATTTTCTCCAAGTATTCCCAAGGATCTGCTGCGAGCAAAAACTCTTTTAAAAGCAAGCAGAAAAAATGTGGTAAAACCATCGACGACATTTTGGGCTCTGCTGAACCCTTTGAGGAAAAAacggagaaaaagagaaaaaacaaaaggacagtTGACAAGTTTCAAGAGGACGTTGAGAAGGACTTTGATTGGCTATCGATCAGCAACAGCCACACTCTCCTCAGCAAG GAATCTGAGATATCTGTtcaggaggatgaggagatgTTCCTCAGAGCTTCTCTTGAAGAGGCCTtagagagagatgcagaaatGAATGTTTCTCTTCAAGAGATCCATGACGAAGTCCTCGAGGAACAGATTGACGAAGTCATCGAAGAACAGATTGACGAAGTCGTCGAAGAACAGATTGACGAAGTCATCAAG GTAGACATGACTGGATATAATTACCAGGAGACTGTGGAAGCACTTCCAGAGGAAGTTGAGGAGCAGTGCTCTGTGTCCAGTGAAGACAACTACACTCCCTTCAGTGAG GGATCTGAGATATCTGTTCAGGAGGATAAGGAGATGTTCCTCAGAGCTTCTCTTCAAGAGGCCTTGGAGAGGGAAGCAGAAACGAATGCTTCTCTTCAAGAGGCcttggagagagaagaagaaacaaatgtttctcttcaaGAGGCCTTGGAGAGAGAAGCTAGGACTAAAGCTTCTCTTGAAGAGGccttgaaaaaggaaaaagctcAACAGGAAGAAATTCTTGAGCAGGAGCGTAAAGAAAAGGCTCTTGAAAAGACTCTGAGGGAGGCGGAGGCAGAAAAAGATGATCTTCGTGCTGTAATTGACTTAATGAAGGCACAAGTGGCTGACCTTATGAAGTCACAGATGTCACAcgaaaagcaaaaacacacaatcactgcAATGACAGCTGAACTTGATGAGAGCAAGAAGCTGATCATTGAACTTCAGAAAGATCTGGAGGCATCCACTCTTCAGCATGAGAAAGAAATGGCTGAGCGTGAGAATGTGAATTGTGCTCAAATGAAGTTACTGAAAGAACATCTCattcagcagcaggagaaaaGTCTGGAAAAAGACAATGAAATTCAATCTCTCAATGTCAAACTTCAGACTTTGCAAATGACCATTGAAGCCAAGGACAAAATAGTGTCCACCCTGCGGGAGAAAGTTGAGCGAAGTGCTTCGGACctgaaagaagaggaaacaaagaacTCTGAACTCAAGAGGGACTATGAGGCCATCCTCTCTCAACAACAGaaggatgaagaaaaacagaaacatctgattcaggaaaaccagaaactgatttctgaaaataaaaggcTTCAAAATAAACTTGAGGGGCAGCTTCTTCAGAAAG TTGAGGAGGACATTCCGGTGGATAAAGCTCGGTTCTTGACGGCATGTAAAAAGATCCAAATGCAAAAGGAAGAGCTTGCCGAGAAGACTCTGGCCCTGGAGAAAAGTCTGACTGCTGAGAAATATTTAAGATCTTCTCTCCGAAAGGAAAAGAAACGCTTTGACCAGATGGTTTTCCAAAAGCAGACTTCAGCCGAACCTGACACGTTCCTCAAGAACCAGTTGAGAGAGGCATCTGCAAACTCAGAGTGTCTGACATATGACATGCAGACATTGAGGATGGATAACGCCGACATCAGAGCTAAATTCAGCGCTACCGAGGCAGAATTTGACAAACTAAAATCAAAATACACCTCCCTCTCTGAACGTTACCAAGAGATGATGTTagagaaaaatgaaaccatCTCTGAGAACCAACATACCATCACAAAGCTCCAGTGCAAGGCACAGAAGCTGAAGTCACGTTTTGAAGGCATCATTAACAAAGAAAGGACTAAAAactctgagctgcagcagaaggTTGACCAGATTTCCTCTgctctggaaaaagaaaaaaccatGTGTGAGAAGCAACGCGTCGAGCTCATGGAAGCTTCCACGAAGCAGATGACAACcctggaggaaaaacagaaactttctTTGGCTCTCCAGAAGGCTCAGGAAAAAGCTTTCAGCTTTAAGGAACCGCTGGGTGTGTCAAGCATCCAGTCCAGACACAACAGCAACTATGAATTCATGCTCAAACAACAGAGAATTTCCTTGGATAAGAGCACAGCGGCTCTAAACCACCTGCAGAAGCAAAACAGTGATATTACTTCTGAACATCGTGAGCTGCTTAAAACTCACAGTACTCTCAAACTTAAATACGACAAACTGCTCTACGAACGAGGCAACTTGGATAAGAGCACAGCAGCTCTAAACCACCTGCAGAAGCAAAACAGTGATATTACTTCTGAACATCGTGAGCTGCTTAAAACTCACAGTACTCTCAAACTTAAATACGACAAACTGCTCTACGAACGAGGCAACCAGAGTTGTGTCCACTTCGGTATGCAACTCAGTGCTAACTTGACCTCATGA
- the LOC113748374 gene encoding myosin-13-like isoform X4 has product MLLRASLEEALEREAEINVSLQEIYDEVIEEQIDEVIEVDMTGYNYQETVEALPEEVEEQCSVSSEDNYTPFSEGSEISVQEDKEMFLRASLQEALEREAETNASLQEALEREEETNVSLQEALEREARTKASLEEALKKEKAQQEEILEQERKEKALEKTLREAEAEKDDLRAVIDLMKAQVADLMKSQMSHEKQKHTITAMTAELDESKKLIIELQKDLEASTLQHEKEMAERENVNCAQMKLLKEHLIQQQEKSLEKDNEIQSLNVKLQTLQMTIEAKDKIVSTLREKVERSASDLKEEETKNSELKRDYEAILSQQQKDEEKQKHLIQENQKLISENKRLQNKLEGQLLQKEPQEDDEACSRLEEDIPVDKARFLTACKKIQMQKEELAEKTLALEKSLTAEKYLRSSLRKEKKRFDQMVFQKQTSAEPDTFLKNQLREASANSECLTYDMQTLRMDNADIRAKFSATEAEFDKLKSKYTSLSERYQEMMLEKNETISENQHTITKLQCKAQKLKSRFEGIINKERTKNSELQQKVDQISSALEKEKTMCEKQRVELMEASTKQMTTLEEKQKLSLALQKAQEKAFSFKEPLGVSSIQSRHNSNYEFMLKQQRISLDKSTAALNHLQKQNSDITSEHRELLKTHSTLKLKYDKLLYERGNLDKSTAALNHLQKQNSDITSEHRELLKTHSTLKLKYDKLLYERGNQSCVHFGMQLSANLTS; this is encoded by the exons ATGTTACTCAGAGCTTCTCTTGAAGAGGCCttggagagagaagcagaaataaatgtttcccTTCAAGAGATCTATGACGAAGTCATCGAAGAACAGATTGATGAAGTCATCGAGGTAGACATGACTGGATATAATTACCAGGAGACTGTGGAAGCACTTCCAGAGGAAGTTGAGGAGCAGTGCTCTGTGTCCAGTGAAGACAACTACACTCCCTTCAGTGAG GGATCTGAGATATCTGTTCAGGAGGATAAGGAGATGTTCCTCAGAGCTTCTCTTCAAGAGGCCTTGGAGAGGGAAGCAGAAACGAATGCTTCTCTTCAAGAGGCcttggagagagaagaagaaacaaatgtttctcttcaaGAGGCCTTGGAGAGAGAAGCTAGGACTAAAGCTTCTCTTGAAGAGGccttgaaaaaggaaaaagctcAACAGGAAGAAATTCTTGAGCAGGAGCGTAAAGAAAAGGCTCTTGAAAAGACTCTGAGGGAGGCGGAGGCAGAAAAAGATGATCTTCGTGCTGTAATTGACTTAATGAAGGCACAAGTGGCTGACCTTATGAAGTCACAGATGTCACAcgaaaagcaaaaacacacaatcactgcAATGACAGCTGAACTTGATGAGAGCAAGAAGCTGATCATTGAACTTCAGAAAGATCTGGAGGCATCCACTCTTCAGCATGAGAAAGAAATGGCTGAGCGTGAGAATGTGAATTGTGCTCAAATGAAGTTACTGAAAGAACATCTCattcagcagcaggagaaaaGTCTGGAAAAAGACAATGAAATTCAATCTCTCAATGTCAAACTTCAGACTTTGCAAATGACCATTGAAGCCAAGGACAAAATAGTGTCCACCCTGCGGGAGAAAGTTGAGCGAAGTGCTTCGGACctgaaagaagaggaaacaaagaacTCTGAACTCAAGAGGGACTATGAGGCCATCCTCTCTCAACAACAGaaggatgaagaaaaacagaaacatctgattcaggaaaaccagaaactgatttctgaaaataaaaggcTTCAAAATAAACTTGAGGGGCAGCTTCTTCAGAAAGAGCCTCAGGAAGACGATGAAGCTTGCAGCAGACTTGAGGAGGACATTCCGGTGGATAAAGCTCGGTTCTTGACGGCATGTAAAAAGATCCAAATGCAAAAGGAAGAGCTTGCCGAGAAGACTCTGGCCCTGGAGAAAAGTCTGACTGCTGAGAAATATTTAAGATCTTCTCTCCGAAAGGAAAAGAAACGCTTTGACCAGATGGTTTTCCAAAAGCAGACTTCAGCCGAACCTGACACGTTCCTCAAGAACCAGTTGAGAGAGGCATCTGCAAACTCAGAGTGTCTGACATATGACATGCAGACATTGAGGATGGATAACGCCGACATCAGAGCTAAATTCAGCGCTACCGAGGCAGAATTTGACAAACTAAAATCAAAATACACCTCCCTCTCTGAACGTTACCAAGAGATGATGTTagagaaaaatgaaaccatCTCTGAGAACCAACATACCATCACAAAGCTCCAGTGCAAGGCACAGAAGCTGAAGTCACGTTTTGAAGGCATCATTAACAAAGAAAGGACTAAAAactctgagctgcagcagaaggTTGACCAGATTTCCTCTgctctggaaaaagaaaaaaccatGTGTGAGAAGCAACGCGTCGAGCTCATGGAAGCTTCCACGAAGCAGATGACAACcctggaggaaaaacagaaactttctTTGGCTCTCCAGAAGGCTCAGGAAAAAGCTTTCAGCTTTAAGGAACCGCTGGGTGTGTCAAGCATCCAGTCCAGACACAACAGCAACTATGAATTCATGCTCAAACAACAGAGAATTTCCTTGGATAAGAGCACAGCGGCTCTAAACCACCTGCAGAAGCAAAACAGTGATATTACTTCTGAACATCGTGAGCTGCTTAAAACTCACAGTACTCTCAAACTTAAATACGACAAACTGCTCTACGAACGAGGCAACTTGGATAAGAGCACAGCAGCTCTAAACCACCTGCAGAAGCAAAACAGTGATATTACTTCTGAACATCGTGAGCTGCTTAAAACTCACAGTACTCTCAAACTTAAATACGACAAACTGCTCTACGAACGAGGCAACCAGAGTTGTGTCCACTTCGGTATGCAACTCAGTGCTAACTTGACCTCATGA
- the LOC113748374 gene encoding myosin-13-like isoform X1, whose protein sequence is MDTLPDIFSKYSQGSAASKNSFKSKQKKCGKTIDDILGSAEPFEEKTEKKRKNKRTVDKFQEDVEKDFDWLSISNSHTLLSKESEISVQEDEEMFLRASLEEALERDAEMNVSLQEIHDEVLEEQIDEVIEEQIDEVVEEQIDEVIKVDMTGYNYQETVEALPEEVEEQCSVSSEDNYTPFSEGSEISVQEDKEMFLRASLQEALEREAETNASLQEALEREEETNVSLQEALEREARTKASLEEALKKEKAQQEEILEQERKEKALEKTLREAEAEKDDLRAVIDLMKAQVADLMKSQMSHEKQKHTITAMTAELDESKKLIIELQKDLEASTLQHEKEMAERENVNCAQMKLLKEHLIQQQEKSLEKDNEIQSLNVKLQTLQMTIEAKDKIVSTLREKVERSASDLKEEETKNSELKRDYEAILSQQQKDEEKQKHLIQENQKLISENKRLQNKLEGQLLQKEPQEDDEACSRLEEDIPVDKARFLTACKKIQMQKEELAEKTLALEKSLTAEKYLRSSLRKEKKRFDQMVFQKQTSAEPDTFLKNQLREASANSECLTYDMQTLRMDNADIRAKFSATEAEFDKLKSKYTSLSERYQEMMLEKNETISENQHTITKLQCKAQKLKSRFEGIINKERTKNSELQQKVDQISSALEKEKTMCEKQRVELMEASTKQMTTLEEKQKLSLALQKAQEKAFSFKEPLGVSSIQSRHNSNYEFMLKQQRISLDKSTAALNHLQKQNSDITSEHRELLKTHSTLKLKYDKLLYERGNLDKSTAALNHLQKQNSDITSEHRELLKTHSTLKLKYDKLLYERGNQSCVHFGMQLSANLTS, encoded by the exons ATGGATACATTACCAGACATTTTCTCCAAGTATTCCCAAGGATCTGCTGCGAGCAAAAACTCTTTTAAAAGCAAGCAGAAAAAATGTGGTAAAACCATCGACGACATTTTGGGCTCTGCTGAACCCTTTGAGGAAAAAacggagaaaaagagaaaaaacaaaaggacagtTGACAAGTTTCAAGAGGACGTTGAGAAGGACTTTGATTGGCTATCGATCAGCAACAGCCACACTCTCCTCAGCAAG GAATCTGAGATATCTGTtcaggaggatgaggagatgTTCCTCAGAGCTTCTCTTGAAGAGGCCTtagagagagatgcagaaatGAATGTTTCTCTTCAAGAGATCCATGACGAAGTCCTCGAGGAACAGATTGACGAAGTCATCGAAGAACAGATTGACGAAGTCGTCGAAGAACAGATTGACGAAGTCATCAAG GTAGACATGACTGGATATAATTACCAGGAGACTGTGGAAGCACTTCCAGAGGAAGTTGAGGAGCAGTGCTCTGTGTCCAGTGAAGACAACTACACTCCCTTCAGTGAG GGATCTGAGATATCTGTTCAGGAGGATAAGGAGATGTTCCTCAGAGCTTCTCTTCAAGAGGCCTTGGAGAGGGAAGCAGAAACGAATGCTTCTCTTCAAGAGGCcttggagagagaagaagaaacaaatgtttctcttcaaGAGGCCTTGGAGAGAGAAGCTAGGACTAAAGCTTCTCTTGAAGAGGccttgaaaaaggaaaaagctcAACAGGAAGAAATTCTTGAGCAGGAGCGTAAAGAAAAGGCTCTTGAAAAGACTCTGAGGGAGGCGGAGGCAGAAAAAGATGATCTTCGTGCTGTAATTGACTTAATGAAGGCACAAGTGGCTGACCTTATGAAGTCACAGATGTCACAcgaaaagcaaaaacacacaatcactgcAATGACAGCTGAACTTGATGAGAGCAAGAAGCTGATCATTGAACTTCAGAAAGATCTGGAGGCATCCACTCTTCAGCATGAGAAAGAAATGGCTGAGCGTGAGAATGTGAATTGTGCTCAAATGAAGTTACTGAAAGAACATCTCattcagcagcaggagaaaaGTCTGGAAAAAGACAATGAAATTCAATCTCTCAATGTCAAACTTCAGACTTTGCAAATGACCATTGAAGCCAAGGACAAAATAGTGTCCACCCTGCGGGAGAAAGTTGAGCGAAGTGCTTCGGACctgaaagaagaggaaacaaagaacTCTGAACTCAAGAGGGACTATGAGGCCATCCTCTCTCAACAACAGaaggatgaagaaaaacagaaacatctgattcaggaaaaccagaaactgatttctgaaaataaaaggcTTCAAAATAAACTTGAGGGGCAGCTTCTTCAGAAAGAGCCTCAGGAAGACGATGAAGCTTGCAGCAGACTTGAGGAGGACATTCCGGTGGATAAAGCTCGGTTCTTGACGGCATGTAAAAAGATCCAAATGCAAAAGGAAGAGCTTGCCGAGAAGACTCTGGCCCTGGAGAAAAGTCTGACTGCTGAGAAATATTTAAGATCTTCTCTCCGAAAGGAAAAGAAACGCTTTGACCAGATGGTTTTCCAAAAGCAGACTTCAGCCGAACCTGACACGTTCCTCAAGAACCAGTTGAGAGAGGCATCTGCAAACTCAGAGTGTCTGACATATGACATGCAGACATTGAGGATGGATAACGCCGACATCAGAGCTAAATTCAGCGCTACCGAGGCAGAATTTGACAAACTAAAATCAAAATACACCTCCCTCTCTGAACGTTACCAAGAGATGATGTTagagaaaaatgaaaccatCTCTGAGAACCAACATACCATCACAAAGCTCCAGTGCAAGGCACAGAAGCTGAAGTCACGTTTTGAAGGCATCATTAACAAAGAAAGGACTAAAAactctgagctgcagcagaaggTTGACCAGATTTCCTCTgctctggaaaaagaaaaaaccatGTGTGAGAAGCAACGCGTCGAGCTCATGGAAGCTTCCACGAAGCAGATGACAACcctggaggaaaaacagaaactttctTTGGCTCTCCAGAAGGCTCAGGAAAAAGCTTTCAGCTTTAAGGAACCGCTGGGTGTGTCAAGCATCCAGTCCAGACACAACAGCAACTATGAATTCATGCTCAAACAACAGAGAATTTCCTTGGATAAGAGCACAGCGGCTCTAAACCACCTGCAGAAGCAAAACAGTGATATTACTTCTGAACATCGTGAGCTGCTTAAAACTCACAGTACTCTCAAACTTAAATACGACAAACTGCTCTACGAACGAGGCAACTTGGATAAGAGCACAGCAGCTCTAAACCACCTGCAGAAGCAAAACAGTGATATTACTTCTGAACATCGTGAGCTGCTTAAAACTCACAGTACTCTCAAACTTAAATACGACAAACTGCTCTACGAACGAGGCAACCAGAGTTGTGTCCACTTCGGTATGCAACTCAGTGCTAACTTGACCTCATGA
- the LOC113748374 gene encoding myosin-13-like isoform X3: MDTLPDIFSKYSQGSAASKNSFKSKQKKCGKTIDDILGSAEPFEEKTEKKRKNKRTVDKFQEDVEKDFDWLSISNSHTLLSKESEISVQEDEEMFLRASLEEALERDAEMNVSLQEIHDEVLEEQIDEVIEEQIDEVVEEQIDEVIKVDMTGYNYQETVEALPEEVEEQCSVSSEDNYTPFSEGSEISVQEDKEMFLRASLQEALEREAETNASLQEALEREEETNVSLQEALEREARTKASLEEALKKEKAQQEEILEQERKEKALEKTLREAEAEKDDLRAVIDLMKAQVADLMKSQMSHEKQKHTITAMTAELDESKKLIIELQKDLEASTLQHEKEMAERENVNCAQMKLLKEHLIQQQEKSLEKDNEIQSLNVKLQTLQMTIEAKDKIVSTLREKVERSASDLKEEETKNSELKRDYEAILSQQQKDEEKQKHLIQENQKLISENKRLQNKLEGQLLQKEPQEDDEACSRLEEDIPVDKARFLTACKKIQMQKEELAEKTLALEKSLTAEKYLRSSLRKEKKRFDQMVFQKQTSAEPDTFLKNQLREASANSECLTYDMQTLRMDNADIRAKFSATEAEFDKLKSKYTSLSERYQEMMLEKNETISENQHTITKLQCKAQKLKSRFEGIINKERTKNSELQQKVDQISSALEKEKTMCEKQRVELMEASTKQMTTLEEKQKLSLALQKAQEKAFSFKEPLGVSSIQSRHNSNYEFMLKQQRISLDKSTAALNHLQKQNSDITSEHRELLKTHSTLKLKYDKLLYERGNQSCVHFGMQLSANLTS, encoded by the exons ATGGATACATTACCAGACATTTTCTCCAAGTATTCCCAAGGATCTGCTGCGAGCAAAAACTCTTTTAAAAGCAAGCAGAAAAAATGTGGTAAAACCATCGACGACATTTTGGGCTCTGCTGAACCCTTTGAGGAAAAAacggagaaaaagagaaaaaacaaaaggacagtTGACAAGTTTCAAGAGGACGTTGAGAAGGACTTTGATTGGCTATCGATCAGCAACAGCCACACTCTCCTCAGCAAG GAATCTGAGATATCTGTtcaggaggatgaggagatgTTCCTCAGAGCTTCTCTTGAAGAGGCCTtagagagagatgcagaaatGAATGTTTCTCTTCAAGAGATCCATGACGAAGTCCTCGAGGAACAGATTGACGAAGTCATCGAAGAACAGATTGACGAAGTCGTCGAAGAACAGATTGACGAAGTCATCAAG GTAGACATGACTGGATATAATTACCAGGAGACTGTGGAAGCACTTCCAGAGGAAGTTGAGGAGCAGTGCTCTGTGTCCAGTGAAGACAACTACACTCCCTTCAGTGAG GGATCTGAGATATCTGTTCAGGAGGATAAGGAGATGTTCCTCAGAGCTTCTCTTCAAGAGGCCTTGGAGAGGGAAGCAGAAACGAATGCTTCTCTTCAAGAGGCcttggagagagaagaagaaacaaatgtttctcttcaaGAGGCCTTGGAGAGAGAAGCTAGGACTAAAGCTTCTCTTGAAGAGGccttgaaaaaggaaaaagctcAACAGGAAGAAATTCTTGAGCAGGAGCGTAAAGAAAAGGCTCTTGAAAAGACTCTGAGGGAGGCGGAGGCAGAAAAAGATGATCTTCGTGCTGTAATTGACTTAATGAAGGCACAAGTGGCTGACCTTATGAAGTCACAGATGTCACAcgaaaagcaaaaacacacaatcactgcAATGACAGCTGAACTTGATGAGAGCAAGAAGCTGATCATTGAACTTCAGAAAGATCTGGAGGCATCCACTCTTCAGCATGAGAAAGAAATGGCTGAGCGTGAGAATGTGAATTGTGCTCAAATGAAGTTACTGAAAGAACATCTCattcagcagcaggagaaaaGTCTGGAAAAAGACAATGAAATTCAATCTCTCAATGTCAAACTTCAGACTTTGCAAATGACCATTGAAGCCAAGGACAAAATAGTGTCCACCCTGCGGGAGAAAGTTGAGCGAAGTGCTTCGGACctgaaagaagaggaaacaaagaacTCTGAACTCAAGAGGGACTATGAGGCCATCCTCTCTCAACAACAGaaggatgaagaaaaacagaaacatctgattcaggaaaaccagaaactgatttctgaaaataaaaggcTTCAAAATAAACTTGAGGGGCAGCTTCTTCAGAAAGAGCCTCAGGAAGACGATGAAGCTTGCAGCAGACTTGAGGAGGACATTCCGGTGGATAAAGCTCGGTTCTTGACGGCATGTAAAAAGATCCAAATGCAAAAGGAAGAGCTTGCCGAGAAGACTCTGGCCCTGGAGAAAAGTCTGACTGCTGAGAAATATTTAAGATCTTCTCTCCGAAAGGAAAAGAAACGCTTTGACCAGATGGTTTTCCAAAAGCAGACTTCAGCCGAACCTGACACGTTCCTCAAGAACCAGTTGAGAGAGGCATCTGCAAACTCAGAGTGTCTGACATATGACATGCAGACATTGAGGATGGATAACGCCGACATCAGAGCTAAATTCAGCGCTACCGAGGCAGAATTTGACAAACTAAAATCAAAATACACCTCCCTCTCTGAACGTTACCAAGAGATGATGTTagagaaaaatgaaaccatCTCTGAGAACCAACATACCATCACAAAGCTCCAGTGCAAGGCACAGAAGCTGAAGTCACGTTTTGAAGGCATCATTAACAAAGAAAGGACTAAAAactctgagctgcagcagaaggTTGACCAGATTTCCTCTgctctggaaaaagaaaaaaccatGTGTGAGAAGCAACGCGTCGAGCTCATGGAAGCTTCCACGAAGCAGATGACAACcctggaggaaaaacagaaactttctTTGGCTCTCCAGAAGGCTCAGGAAAAAGCTTTCAGCTTTAAGGAACCGCTGGGTGTGTCAAGCATCCAGTCCAGACACAACAGCAACTATGAATTCATGCTCAAACAACAGAGAATTTCCTTGGATAAGAGCACAGCGGCTCTAAACCACCTGCAGAAGCAAAACAGTGATATTACTTCTGAACATCGTGAGCTGCTTAAAACTCACAGTACTCTCAAACTTAAATACGACAAACTGCTCTACGAACGAG GCAACCAGAGTTGTGTCCACTTCGGTATGCAACTCAGTGCTAACTTGACCTCATGA